The genomic window CTCTTTCCGATCGTACAGTAGCAATGGTGTCGCCGGGGTGGGGGAAACTTGGACGCACAATCGGTGAGCGTCTTAAATCATACGGCGCCTGGGTCAAGGAGTTATGATGTCACTTGCTGAAGGCAGCATTGGACGCCAGCTTGCACACGGCCTTAGCATCAGCGCTCGCGAAATGCCTTCAGGAAATAGTCGGCGATTGGCCTGACCAGATATTCCATGGGTGACCGTTCGGAGGTCTGGATAAAGGTTTCGACAGGCATTCCGGGAATGACTTGGTTCTGGCCGAGTTTGCGGAATTCTGCCGGATCGGGTTTGATTTCCGCCTTGTAATAGGTCGCGCCGGTTCGCTGGTCCGTCAGAATGTCTGCGGCGACCTTGCTGACATGCCCGAAGATTTCGGGCGTCGAGCGCTTGTCGAAATTCACAAACCGCAGGTGGGCTTTCTGCCCCGGGAAGACCTGGTCGATCTGGGCCGGGGGTATCTGGGTGGTGATCACCAGATCGCTGTTTTGCGGGATGATGTAGAGCAGGGGGTCCGCGGGCCGGATGACGGATCTCAGCGTGTGGACCTGCAGATCCAGCACGATCCCGGAAAGCGGCGCGGTAATTTCCATGCGGCTCAGGGTTTCACGCTTCGAGTTGCGCTTCTCGCGAAGCTCAGCGATCTTCGCTTCGATCTCGCGAAGTTCTGTCGTGGCCTGCTCGCGTACCTGCGAGTGGACGTTGAGGATGGCCAGTTCCATTTCCGCCATCTTGCCGGCATTCTCGGCGATGGAGGACTGCGTCTGGCTGATGGCGCCACGGGTTTCGGCTTCATCACTTTGAAGTTCCAACACCCGGCTGGAAATCGTCAGCCCCTTTTCACGCAGTCTGCTCTGGGTCGCCAGTTCCTCGATGGTCAGCTTCAACTGGGTGTCGAGCGCGTTGATCCGGCTCGCCAGTCCCTCGTTCTGTTTGGAAATCTGGGACTTGCGCTCGTTGAGCTGACCGATCTGCTTTTCGCGGGTTTCCGCTCTCACCTGCAGCAGGCGGATTTGTCCGGCCCTGATTTCTTCCACGTCTGCCCTCGTCTTCGCCGTTTCCAGGAATTCGGGGTCGAAAACGATCTCGGTCTTTTCGTCCTGTTCCGCTTTCAGGCGCGCTGCCGTGCCAAGCAGGCTGAACAACTGGCCTTCGATGACTGCCAGTTCCGAGCGGTCGAAAGTATCGTCGAGGCGCATGAGAACGTCGCCGGCTTGGACGGTACTGCCTTCCTTGACGAGAATTTCTCCGACCACTCCGCCCGTCAGATGCTGAACCACCTGCCGATTGCTGGCGACCTCGATGACGCCGGAGGCAACTACCGCGCCGTTGACCTGCGTCAGGGCGGCCCATGCTCCGACCCCGCCGAGCAGGACGAAAATCGTGGAGTAACCAATGAGGGCGTGGCCCCCGCTGCTCCATTTGTTGTTCTTCGGTTTCCCGTTCATTTTCCGCCTCCCACGACCTGGGTATGGTTGCGCAGATGCGCCCGCAGCACTTCGTCGCGCGGGCCGAAGGCGGCGCGCTGGCCGTTTTCCAGAATAAGGATCAGGTCGCATTCCTCGATCGCGGCCGGGCGATGCGCCATGATGATCACCGATTTTTCATCGGCTTTCAGGCCGCGGATGGCCATGTTGAGAGCCATGGATCCATCGGCGTCGAGATTGGAGTTCGGCTCATCCAGAACGACCAGAACCGGATCGCCATAGAGTGCGCGGGCGAGCGCAATCCGTTGCTTCTGACCACCCGAGAGCTTGCTGCCGACGGACGGAAGGCGCGTGTCGTAACCGTCGGGCAGGCGGAGGATGAGATCATGGGCACCGGCCTTCTTGGCGGCTTCCACGACCTTGGCCGGGTCCGGCCTCGTCTCCATGCGGGCAATGTTTTCGGCAATCGTGCCTTCGAACAGGACGACATCCTGCGGCAGGTATCCGACATGTTCGCCAAGGCCGTCGCTGCCATATTGCTCGAGCGACGCACCATCCAGACGGACCTTGCCGCCTGCGGGGACCCAGATGCCGGTCAGGAGCCGGGCGAGCGTCGATTTCCCCGATGCGCTCTGCCCGATGACGCCCAGTGCATGCCCTGGCTGCAGGGAGAAACTCAGGAGGCGGAGGGTCGCGACCTTTTCACCCGGAGGGGTGACGGTAACCTGCTCGACATCGAGAATGGCGCGCGGTTTCGGCAGCGTCGTGCGAATTTCCTCGGCAGGCATGCGCGCCAGAAGCTCGGAAAGTTGCCGCCAGCCTTTGACGGCGCGTTGCAGGAGCGCCCAATGGCCGATGGCGCCTTCGATGGGTGCAAGCGCCCGGCCAATGATGATGGAACTCGCAAGCATGGCACCAGAGGTGATCTCGTTGCTGAGAACCAGCCACGCGCCGAGCGCGAGGATGCCCGACTGGAAGAACGTCCGGAAGGTCTTGGAAGCGACCGAATAGAAGCCGTTCTTGTCAGAATAACCGATATTGGCGTCGAGCGCCCGCATGCGCAGGTTCTCCCATCGGTCAGCGACGGCTCCGCGCATGCCTAGGGCGCGCACCGTTTCGTTTTCCTTCTGGAGTGTCTGGGTCATCTCCTCGCTCATCCGCCCGGCGACCATGGCCCTGTCCTGCTGGTCCTTGGTGCCGTTCTGGTTAAGCCAGGTCAGCGCCACCAGCACGAGGCCGCCAGCGAGGCCGAGCACGCCCATCCATGGGTGGAAGGAGAAGATCACCAGCACGAAGAGTGGTGTCCAGGGAATGTCGAAGAATGTGAAGACCGCCGGCGATGACAGCATTTTCTGTATCGCATCGAGGTCGCGCATGCCGCTCGCCCCGGAGACCCCGCGGGCTTCCAGCGTGTTGCGATCGAGAACCGCGTTGAACACGCGCTTGTCGAACGTCGCCTGGAAACGGGCGCCGATGCGAGCCGCAACGCGGGCGCGGACATGATCGAGAACACCCATGACGAAGTAGAGGCCGGCAATCAGCCCGGTCAGTGCGACCAGTGTCGCCTCGGATCGGGAAGAGAGCACCCGGTCGTAGACCTGCATCATGTAGAGCGGCCCGGTAAAGACGAGCAGGTTTGCGAAAAAGCTGAAGATACCGATGGCGATGAAGCCCGCGGCGCTTTTTCGCAAGGCCTTCCTGAGTTCGCTGACGCCGGGTGTGGAACGCATGATGAAAATCTCACAAATTTGATGATCTGAAGCGCGTCATGCACTTCAGGCGGTCTGCATCGAGGAGCCGAACATTTCGATCGCACAGGTGATGAAGTCGGCGATCATCGGCTGGCGCCGCCGCTCTTCCAGACAGATGAGGTGTTCCTTGAGCATGATCGCCGCATCGCGGATCGGCAGATAATGCAGCCGGCTGTCGTAACCGAACTCGGTATCGACGATCACGCCCACACCAAAGCCGTTCGCGACGGCTTCGCGCACGCCTTCCCGGCTGGTCACCTCGAGAACAGGACCGAGACGGATGTTATGCTCCGCCAGGTTCTCCTCGAAGACAGCCCTGGTGCGCGATCCCTGTTCCCGCAGAACGAAGGGGCAGTTCATCAGGTCGGCCATGTCGATATGTTGACGTTCCGCCCAGGGATGGGTCTTGGGAACGAAGGCTCCGATCCGCAGATTGATGAGCGGCCTGACATAGAGGCGTTCGTCGCGCAAGGGATTGGCGCTGATCCCGACATCCGCCTGCTGTTGCACGAGATGTTCGACCACGCGGTCGGAGTTCTGGATGACGAGCTGGAAATTCAGCTCCGGCCGCCGTTCGCGCAGTCTCGCCAGGATAGGCAGCGCGTGGGTGACGCCGTCGGCACAGACGCGCAACCGTCCGGCGCCGCTGCGTTGTGATTTCAGAAGATTGGTTGCCTGTCCAAGCGCGGCAAACAGGCGCGAGGTGATGTTATAGAGCGCGCGGCCGTCGGGCGTCAGAATAACGCCACGAGGAGTGCGTTCGAACAGCGAAAGGCCCGAGGAAGCCTCGAGTTGACGCACCTGTGCGGACAGCGTCGACTGGCTGATCGATATCTCCCTTGCCGCCTGCGAGTATCCGCCTGCCATGGCGACATAATGGAAAGCGCGCAGCTGTGTAACGGACAATGGAACTCTTCTCTTTTACTTCACGGCAGAGGGTTTCCCCCCAAAAATGATGGGCGATCTATAGGCGTTGTATTTTTCATGTTTGTGACGCTTGGAACGGGGCGGGCGATTGAAATTCTCAATACCCGGCGTTGGCATTTTCAATAGTTAAGAAAAGGTATTTTTCACACGTTTGTCACGCAGCCTACCTAGTTCGTCAGTCCGGAAAGCGAGGGAAATTACGTGGCCTTGAGGCGCGCAATATTCCCTCTCCCAAGCTTTTTTGGTTCTTGCGAAGAGGAATCCCCATGACTGCGATCACGAACAAGATTCTTGATTACATTGCGAAAAAAGGCTCGGAAGACCGGGTTATCGATCTCAGCACCATCTTTTCCGGTACTGGGCTGACCTATACGGTTTCGAGCAGCGACCCGAGCATTGCCGATGTCTCGATTGAGGACGGTCAGCTCACGATCGACTATACCGATACCCTCGGTTACACCGATCTCAAGATCACCGCGACGGACAGCAACGGCCAGAGCGTGACCGACAATGTGCGTGTCCGCGTTGCCGGCGAAAACTCCTATACGATTGCAGTTCTGCCCGACACGCAGGACTATTCCTACACGACGGGCGCACCGACGCTGGCGAAGATGACCCAGTGGCTGGTCGACAACAAGGATAGCCTCAGCATCCAGTTCGTCACCCATGTGGGCGACGTTACCGCCAACGCCACGGACCAGCAGTGGCAGAACGTCACGCAGGCCCTGTCCATCCTGGATGGCAAGATCCCTTACTCGCTGACGGCAGGTAACCACGACCAGGGCTCCGGCGGTTCAGCCGGCTCGCACACCACGACCGGCATGGACAACTACTATTCGCCGGAACATCAGGCCGAGATCAGCGACACCTTCGGTGGCGTCTACGACATGGAGCCTGACCGCGCCGCCAACAACTACCACACCTTCACTGCTCCCGATGGCACGAAGTGGCTGGTGCTGAGCATTGAATTCGGTCCTTCGGACGACGTTCTCCGCTGGGGCAAGGAAGTGATCGAGGCTCACCTCGATCATCGCGTCATGCTGACGACCCATGCCTACATGAACTGGGGCGGCCGTCACGACTCGACCGGCAGCCCGCTTTACGGCGAAGGCGCCGGCTACGACTATGGCCTGGGCAAGCTGCCTGAGGGCGCCAATGATGGCGAAACCATCTATCGGGAACTGGTACAGCCCTATTCCAACGTGACCTTTACCTTCTCGGGCCACATCTTCGGTGACGGCGCGGAGACGCTCGTTTCCTACGACGAGTTCGGCAACCCGGTCTACCAGATGCTGGTGAACTACCAGAACGGCGTGGCCAACGAAATCCAGGACGGTAACGGCGGCTCGGGCGCGATCCGCCTGCTGACGATCGATCCGGACAACGGTCAGGTCTATACGTCGACCTACTTCGCGCTTCAGGACAAGTACCTGACCAACGACCGTGGCGAAGATCTGGACCGCGACACGCTGAGCGGCCCCTACCGCGGTCAGGAAGAAACGCTGCAGGTCGATACCTCGGCTCCGGAACTGCATGCGATCGCGAAGGCCGGCAACGACCTTTACGTGACGGTTGAAGGCAACGGCGGCGGAGCTGTCACGCTGGAAGGCAAGGCAGTCAATCCGGGCAACGATGAAGGCCTGACCTATGTCTGGACGGATGCGGACGGCAACGTCGTTGCCACCGGCGCCACCCCGTCGATCGATCTCTCCGCGGGCCGTCACCACCTGACGCTTACGGTCACCGATTCCACCGGTGCGAAGTCCAGCGACGACGTCATGATCATCGTGCGCAACGACGAGACGCTGCTGGTCGATAATTTCAACGACGGCAATGCCGATGGCTGGACGACCGGCAACAACAGCGGCGCGGTCAGCATCGCGCATGGTTCGACGACGGATTTCGGCATTGCGCCGTTCCCGGGTGCAACGGTTCCGACCGATCCGACGACGCCAGAGGAGCCGGAAGAGCCGACGACCCCCACGGATCCGGCAGATGCAATGGATGCGGTTCTCGTTCCGGCGACGACCGGTAAGGAAGGTCTGCTGCTGAAAGCCGGCTTCGGCGATGCAGAGGGTGCGTTGACGAAATCCTACAGCCTTGCCTTCGACATGATGATCCCGTCCGGCACGGCGAAGAGCTATATCTCCCTGATCCAGAGCGGCATTGAAAACACCACCGACGCCGACATGTTCTTCAAGGTTTCGGGCAATTCCGCTTCGCTTGGAACGATGAGCGTCTATCAGGGCAATATCTCGCTCGACCAGTGGCACCGCATCATTCTGACCTATGAGGTCAAGGATGGTAACGTCACGATCGTCAAGTATGTCGATGGCGTCGAAATCGGCCGCCAATCCCGCGTTGCCGACGATCGCTATGCGCTCGATACGGATAATGGCATCCTGCTGTTTGCCGATGAAGACGGCGAAACCGCTCCGGTTGTCGTGTCTGCCGTAACGGTTACCGACAAGGTCCTGACGGCTGACGACGTCGCATCGCTCGGTGGCGTCTCCAAGGGCGGGATTGCTCTGCCCGAGGGCACGACCGGCACGCAGATCGTTGCCGATGAGACCGGCTTCACTACCGTTGACGGCGAAGGCAGCCTTGCACCGCACGGCGGCGTTACCGTGACGCCGACAACCGATGTTAAGGTCGGCGTTCCGGTTGACGGCACCGAGACTGGCGGCGGTACGACAACTCCGCCGGAAACCCAGCCTTCGGAAGGCGACGCAGCCAACGTCACCAAGATCGGCGCTCTGACCCCTACCCAGATGTTCAAGGTGGAAGTGAGCCAGCCCGTGCCGGAAGGCACGATCGTGAAGGAATACACGCTGGTTTACGACCTTCTCATCCCCGGTGGCCCCGGCTCATGGCTGTCGCTGTTCCAGTCCGACACCAAGAACCAGTCCGATGGCGAGCTCTTCGTCAACGGTAACGGCGGAATTGGTATTGCCGGCGATTACGAAGGCAATGTCACCTACAATGCATGGCATCGCATTGCCTTCACCATCCAGCGCCAGGGCGAGAATGTCCTGATCTCGAAGTATATCGATGGCAATCTGGTTGGAACGACGACACAGTCTTCTGGCAACGCCGACCGCTACGATATCGACCTGTCCAAGGGCCTTCTGCTGTTCTCGGACGAAGATGGCGAAACTCGCGACGTCTACGTCTCCAGCGTTCTGTTCACCGACAAGGTGATGACCGGCACGGAAATCGCCGATCTCGGTGGTGTGAAGGCAGGCGGCATCGTGGATACGGCGCCTTCCGAGATCAGCTTCCAGCTCGATTTCTCCGGTGAGAACGTCACGGACGACTTCGGCAACGTGAAGACGTCTGCCGGCGCAACGGCAAGCCAGACCGGCAACTACATGGTCAAGGGCAGCTATGCCCAGCGGGTCGATGGCGTCGAAGTCGAAGCCGATCCCGAAGGCCGCGTCTATGAAGGCTCGAATTCCGGTGAAAACATCCTGGTCTGGTCGGGTGAGGGGTCCCAGAATTGGCAGAACTACCGCTACGAAGTGACGATCAAGTCCACGGACCAGGACACGATCGGCACCGTCTTCTATTACAAGGATGCGGGCAACTTTTATCGCGTGACCTTCAACTCGGCGAACAACACCCGTGAACTGGTGCGCGTCAAGGATGGTGTTGCAACGGTTCTCGCAACCACCAATGCCGGCAGCCCGTGGGCACGTGACGCCGGCCTGGAAATCGCCGTCAAGGATGGCGAGATCCGCGTCTATCTCGATGGACAGTCGGTGTTCGGCACGGTCGTCGACAGCAACCCGCTTTCCGGCGGCTCCATCGGTTTCTACTCCGCCAACCAGAAGTCCTCGCAGTTCGATGATGTCTTCGTCGGTGCGCTCGACCTCAAGGCCCATGCCGGCCGCGATGTCGAGGTTCTGGACCGGGATCACGACGGTCAGGTCACGGTTCATCTGAACGCCGGTGACAGCTATGGGCAGAACGACATCGTGTCCTGGCGCTGGCTTGACAGCAACGGCAACGAACTTGCCACCGGAGCAACGGCCGATGTTACCCTTTCGGCTTCCGGCGATCAGGTCGTGACGCTCGAAATCACCGATAGCACCGGCAAGGTTTCCCGCGATACGGTGACCGTCGATGCCGTTTCCAGGGAACGCATCCTCTTCAGCGACGACTTCTCGGATGCGAATTTCGCCAGCCGCTGGACCATCGTCGATGAAGGTGAAAAGAACGGTGTCGGCGAGGGTGGAAAGTACGGGGACTGGAAGGTCGTCGATGGCAAGCTGGTTCAGCTTTCCGATGTCAGCAGCAAGGAGCTGAAGTGGACTTCCGCTGATGCAAGCGATGACTGGCAGAAGGGCTGGTCGCCGCTTGGCGATGGCACGAACGTGCTGCGCAAGGGAACCTATGCACTGATTTCCGATGAAGGGGCCAAGGAATGGACCAACTACGCCGTGGAAACCACGGTGAAGACCCCCGACAACGGCGCTGTCGGCATTCTCGTCCACTATCAGGATGCCAAGAACTACTACAAGATCGAGCTTGATGCCCAGAACGGCACGAGCCTGTTCCAGCTGATCGAGGTGAAGGACGGGGTCGAAAAGTATCTCACCCAGATCCCGGCCCGCTACACCAGCAACAAGGAATTCCAGTTCCGCGTCGAGGTGAAGGACGGCAAGATCCAGACGTGGATCGACGGCAACCAGATCTTCTCCTACGCCATCGAAAGCCATGCGGTTCAGAAGGGCACTGTCGGTCTATTCTCCTGGGGCAATGCCGGTCTGTCATTCGACAACGTGACCGTCGTCAGCCTGGACAACGCTCCTTCAGAGCCGAATACCGCGCCGGTTGCAGGTGACGACGAA from Rhizobium sp. ACO-34A includes these protein-coding regions:
- a CDS encoding type I secretion system permease/ATPase, with product MRSTPGVSELRKALRKSAAGFIAIGIFSFFANLLVFTGPLYMMQVYDRVLSSRSEATLVALTGLIAGLYFVMGVLDHVRARVAARIGARFQATFDKRVFNAVLDRNTLEARGVSGASGMRDLDAIQKMLSSPAVFTFFDIPWTPLFVLVIFSFHPWMGVLGLAGGLVLVALTWLNQNGTKDQQDRAMVAGRMSEEMTQTLQKENETVRALGMRGAVADRWENLRMRALDANIGYSDKNGFYSVASKTFRTFFQSGILALGAWLVLSNEITSGAMLASSIIIGRALAPIEGAIGHWALLQRAVKGWRQLSELLARMPAEEIRTTLPKPRAILDVEQVTVTPPGEKVATLRLLSFSLQPGHALGVIGQSASGKSTLARLLTGIWVPAGGKVRLDGASLEQYGSDGLGEHVGYLPQDVVLFEGTIAENIARMETRPDPAKVVEAAKKAGAHDLILRLPDGYDTRLPSVGSKLSGGQKQRIALARALYGDPVLVVLDEPNSNLDADGSMALNMAIRGLKADEKSVIIMAHRPAAIEECDLILILENGQRAAFGPRDEVLRAHLRNHTQVVGGGK
- a CDS encoding LysR family transcriptional regulator — translated: MSVTQLRAFHYVAMAGGYSQAAREISISQSTLSAQVRQLEASSGLSLFERTPRGVILTPDGRALYNITSRLFAALGQATNLLKSQRSGAGRLRVCADGVTHALPILARLRERRPELNFQLVIQNSDRVVEHLVQQQADVGISANPLRDERLYVRPLINLRIGAFVPKTHPWAERQHIDMADLMNCPFVLREQGSRTRAVFEENLAEHNIRLGPVLEVTSREGVREAVANGFGVGVIVDTEFGYDSRLHYLPIRDAAIMLKEHLICLEERRRQPMIADFITCAIEMFGSSMQTA